One window from the genome of Stigmatella aurantiaca encodes:
- a CDS encoding DUF1501 domain-containing protein, which produces MKLSRRHFLRDVSRGLGCLAAASALPRWLGEAEAASISGYAGYRAAVCVFLLGGNDSNNLLIPKLSTPYAQYKAARPNIGIANADLLTLNPIGQPAASYGLHPSLVKLQALFEQEKAAIVCNVGPLVLPMRKADYVNGTVARPDNLFSHADQQDAWASSIANPSSISLPVELIGKVTGWAGRTADKLFALKDTDYPRVTSFGGKAIFSAGGSKQPMIVSSNGTLGFRTSSDAGFNALYQESLSEVLKIHNDVTLQASYGGTFTTAQSFAAARTTAREAAWGLLPQATREAIDALFVLPEGGSGWGLPGQLYQVVRDLVAGATPAASGGLGLKRQVFSVGLGGFDTHTGQDVAQSSLFKQLDFALDAFHQALTILRATTNFGATPPQTTLFTISDFGRTFVENSDKGTDHGWGSHMIVLGDRVAGKRLYGAFPNLDLTNGGTNNPDTTDSRGRWIPSLTVDQYAYSVAAWLGLSTTTERDYVFPNLAAYVSAAAANKFPADAQKTKIGFLLADA; this is translated from the coding sequence ATGAAGCTTTCCCGACGCCACTTCCTTCGCGACGTCTCCCGGGGCCTGGGCTGCCTGGCCGCCGCCTCCGCGCTTCCACGCTGGCTGGGGGAGGCGGAAGCCGCCTCGATCAGCGGATACGCGGGCTACCGCGCCGCGGTGTGTGTCTTCCTCTTGGGAGGCAATGACTCCAACAACCTGCTCATCCCCAAGCTGAGCACGCCGTACGCCCAGTACAAGGCGGCGCGGCCCAACATCGGCATCGCCAATGCCGACCTGCTGACGCTCAACCCCATCGGTCAGCCGGCCGCCTCGTACGGGCTGCACCCCTCGCTCGTGAAGCTCCAGGCGCTCTTCGAGCAGGAGAAGGCCGCCATCGTGTGCAACGTGGGGCCGCTCGTGCTGCCCATGCGGAAGGCCGACTACGTCAACGGGACCGTGGCGCGGCCGGACAACCTGTTCTCCCATGCGGACCAGCAGGACGCATGGGCGAGCTCCATCGCCAACCCGTCCTCCATCTCGCTGCCGGTGGAGCTCATCGGCAAGGTGACGGGCTGGGCGGGCCGGACCGCGGACAAGCTCTTCGCACTGAAGGACACAGACTATCCCAGGGTGACGTCCTTCGGGGGCAAGGCGATCTTCTCCGCGGGAGGTTCCAAGCAGCCGATGATCGTGTCGTCGAACGGCACGCTGGGCTTCCGGACGTCGAGCGATGCGGGCTTCAACGCCCTGTACCAGGAGTCGCTCTCCGAGGTGCTCAAGATCCACAATGACGTCACGCTGCAGGCCTCTTACGGCGGCACGTTCACCACGGCGCAGAGCTTCGCCGCGGCGAGAACCACCGCGCGCGAGGCGGCATGGGGGCTGCTGCCCCAGGCGACGCGCGAGGCCATCGACGCGCTGTTCGTGCTGCCCGAGGGCGGCTCGGGCTGGGGGTTGCCGGGCCAGCTCTACCAGGTCGTCCGGGATCTCGTGGCGGGCGCGACGCCCGCGGCCAGCGGGGGCTTGGGCCTCAAGCGCCAGGTGTTCTCCGTGGGGTTGGGCGGCTTCGATACCCACACCGGGCAGGACGTGGCCCAGAGCTCGCTGTTCAAGCAGCTCGACTTCGCCCTCGATGCCTTCCACCAGGCGCTCACGATTCTGCGGGCCACCACGAACTTCGGCGCCACGCCTCCGCAGACCACGCTCTTCACGATCAGCGACTTCGGCCGCACCTTCGTGGAGAACTCGGACAAGGGCACGGACCACGGCTGGGGCAGCCACATGATCGTCCTGGGCGACCGCGTCGCGGGCAAGCGGCTCTACGGCGCTTTTCCGAACCTGGACCTGACGAACGGCGGGACGAACAACCCGGACACCACCGACTCACGGGGCCGCTGGATTCCCTCGCTCACGGTGGACCAGTACGCCTACTCCGTCGCCGCGTGGCTGGGCCTGTCGACCACCACCGAGCGGGACTACGTGTTCCCGAACCTCGCGGCCTACGTCTCCGCCGCGGCGGCCAACAAGTTCCCCGCGGATGCACAGAAGACCAAGATCGGCTTCCTGCTCGCGGACGCCTGA
- a CDS encoding ATP-grasp domain-containing protein, whose product MTPPATARPVFLVGSRDDEHISHLARRIEALGVETLVVDTLAFPGQTRLALTEGLDGITVNGQRLGVPGAVYLRSVYTHPLAFGVDADEDMDADWRTTLVAFREKATLLRGLLGRWEALGVPFYNPESTSWRIQKPLQLALLAQAGLPVPETLWTNDAEAVRRFAAGRRVAYKPVGGGAATRALGPEDLSEDRLAALSAAPVTFQSLLPGEDVRVYVLDGEVIASIRILSQAIDFRQNEERVESFALPPEVAAQCLRATQVLGLRWTGMDLKRDAEGTLRILELNESPMFLGFDARAGTDILGHLARGLVQAARAPRP is encoded by the coding sequence ATGACGCCCCCCGCCACCGCCCGCCCCGTGTTCCTCGTTGGATCCCGCGACGACGAGCACATCTCGCACCTGGCCCGCCGGATCGAGGCGCTGGGGGTGGAAACCCTCGTGGTGGACACCCTCGCCTTCCCCGGGCAGACACGCTTGGCGCTCACGGAGGGCCTCGACGGCATCACCGTGAATGGGCAGCGGCTCGGAGTTCCCGGGGCCGTCTACCTGCGCAGCGTCTACACCCACCCGCTCGCCTTTGGCGTGGACGCGGACGAGGACATGGACGCGGACTGGCGCACCACGCTGGTGGCCTTCCGCGAGAAGGCCACGCTGCTGCGGGGCCTGCTGGGCCGCTGGGAAGCGCTGGGCGTGCCGTTCTACAACCCCGAGTCCACGAGCTGGCGCATCCAGAAACCCCTTCAGCTCGCGCTGCTCGCCCAGGCGGGGTTGCCCGTGCCGGAGACGCTCTGGACGAATGACGCCGAGGCGGTGCGCCGCTTCGCCGCCGGCCGGCGCGTGGCCTACAAACCCGTGGGCGGCGGCGCGGCCACGCGGGCGCTGGGCCCCGAGGACCTGTCCGAGGACCGGCTCGCCGCGCTGAGTGCCGCGCCCGTGACCTTCCAGTCCCTCCTGCCCGGCGAGGACGTGCGCGTCTACGTGCTCGATGGGGAGGTCATCGCCAGCATCCGCATCCTCTCCCAGGCCATCGACTTCCGGCAGAACGAGGAGCGCGTCGAGTCCTTCGCGCTGCCGCCCGAGGTGGCGGCGCAGTGTCTCCGCGCCACGCAGGTGCTGGGGCTGCGCTGGACGGGGATGGACCTCAAGCGCGATGCCGAAGGCACCCTGCGCATCCTCGAGCTCAACGAGTCGCCCATGTTCCTGGGCTTCGATGCGCGCGCGGGCACGGACATCCTGGGACACCTCGCCCGGGGCCTCGTCCAGGCCGCCCGCGCTCCGCGCCCCTGA
- a CDS encoding tetratricopeptide repeat protein — protein sequence MTHALRQLLEEGRIREAREAATHQLSQDPEDEEALLALAKVALVDARPEQAEQLLSRVKSEGAQREVTLLRGAVAIQHQDFVRAREHYEVLIRQPTPPAEAWHGLGVAQLALGAVAEAREAHEQAVALRPQQSGFRFELGMALVMEERPRAAAREFVRCLRLDARDARGYWALAQLLGQRGKVRSARRILEAGLTQAPQSQLLRETLAANQEPSEDREEAPDVALFHQASRLVDRKRGREALTLLREGWEQGTRSLPLKLLEAEACKVLQPPDMPGIIHAYEEAIAFAPEHWEPYTRLGVCLLKEGHRHEPRAIELLETARRLEPGMPETSLNLVLAYVKAQRIAEARALAQQVVEGLRPGHSLYEEATRLLEVLRKV from the coding sequence ATGACACACGCCTTGAGGCAATTGCTGGAAGAGGGCCGCATTCGCGAGGCGAGGGAGGCCGCCACGCATCAGCTCTCTCAGGATCCGGAGGACGAGGAGGCCCTGCTGGCGCTGGCCAAGGTGGCCCTGGTGGACGCCCGGCCGGAACAGGCCGAACAGCTGCTGTCGCGGGTGAAGTCCGAAGGCGCACAGCGGGAAGTCACCCTGTTGCGCGGCGCCGTGGCGATCCAGCACCAGGACTTCGTCCGGGCGCGGGAGCATTACGAGGTGCTCATCCGCCAGCCCACGCCTCCGGCCGAAGCCTGGCATGGCTTGGGCGTCGCTCAGCTGGCCCTGGGAGCGGTGGCCGAGGCCCGCGAGGCGCATGAGCAGGCCGTGGCGCTCAGACCCCAGCAGTCTGGCTTTCGCTTCGAGCTGGGCATGGCGCTGGTCATGGAAGAGCGGCCCCGGGCCGCGGCGCGGGAGTTCGTCCGGTGCTTGCGGCTGGATGCCCGGGACGCTCGTGGCTACTGGGCCTTGGCCCAACTGCTCGGGCAGCGGGGCAAGGTGCGGTCGGCCCGGCGCATTCTGGAAGCAGGGCTGACGCAGGCGCCTCAGTCCCAACTGTTGCGCGAGACGCTGGCGGCGAACCAGGAGCCCTCCGAGGACCGCGAAGAAGCACCGGACGTGGCGCTGTTCCACCAGGCCTCGAGGCTCGTGGATCGCAAACGCGGCCGGGAGGCCCTGACGCTCCTGCGGGAGGGCTGGGAGCAGGGGACGCGCTCCCTGCCGCTCAAGCTCCTGGAGGCCGAGGCGTGCAAGGTGCTCCAGCCCCCGGACATGCCCGGCATCATCCACGCTTACGAGGAGGCGATTGCCTTCGCGCCGGAGCACTGGGAGCCCTACACGCGCCTGGGGGTGTGCCTGTTGAAGGAAGGGCATCGGCACGAGCCCCGCGCCATCGAACTGCTGGAGACGGCGCGGCGGCTCGAACCTGGAATGCCCGAGACCTCGCTCAACCTGGTCCTGGCCTACGTCAAGGCCCAGCGCATCGCCGAGGCACGCGCCCTGGCGCAGCAGGTAGTGGAGGGCCTGAGGCCTGGGCATTCTCTTTACGAAGAGGCCACGCGGCTTCTGGAAGTCTTGCGCAAAGTGTGA